GTATTGGATACCGCCTCATAAGGCAACGAATTTGGATCGATACCTATCCGAACATCCGGATTGTCTTTGATCCACTTCCTCTCTTTTTGGCTTAGATTTAAGATCTCTCCAGTCAAATTACTCGCTTGATAAACATCCGCAATATAGCGTTTCGCCGCATCTCCGAATGAACTAAATTGTTCGACTGATGGAAAATAAACATGGTTCCGCTCTAACGACTGAACATCAAAGTAGAAAGTCATCGAACCAGAATTGGTGCTCCCTCCTTTGGTTCGATAATTTGCCACCTTGGTGACTGATGAAAAGTGAGAGGTGTTTTTCTTCTCTCCATATTCATCAACTAGGTTACCGATGTACCAAGATTTGATTGGACGATTACTATTATCCGCCTGTGCAGTGATCACCTGAAATGAACTGTCCGTATCGAAAATGTCAAAAACTTCGGTTAACTCTTCAAAGCGGTCATTGACGATAAAATACGCGGATATTTGCGCTATGATATTCGCCTTTTTAAGCACTTGGCTTAGATCATTCTGAACCTGCATCTCGATAATTTGGCTTAAACCGTCATCGGCCTGTTTAAGGTTGTTAATCGCGGCATTGAAGCTGTCTCTGATTTCCTCACTCTTAAAATCAACATAGATCGGATACTCAACTTTATACTCGTCATGTAACGTTAGCTCTGCCATTTCAATAAAACGAGTATTGGTGATAAACCACTCCAGAACCATTCGTTCAACCATTAACAGGTCAACATTTTGAGCCCTCAATTGTGAGAATGCCGATTCAAGACCTTCGTAATCTTCGACACGACCAATGTCTAACTTACCCTTCAGTACTTCAACAGAATTTTTAATTGGAGAGGTCTCGTCGAACAATAACGCCCCTAGTGATAGGTCGTTCTGAGATTCAAGTTTGAGCTTGCGGCGAGTCAGTGAAACAGGAACAAACTCAACATTAAGAACTTTATCACTTAGGAAATGAGCATTAGGATCATCAAACTGAACGCCAGAAACAAAGGCAATAGAATTATTGTTGTCGATGGCCTTTCTAGCGGCACTAGGAGGGAGAGTGACAACGTCACCCAACTTATACCCCATATCATTAAGAGCACGTTGAATAATGTCGTGTTCTAGCCCGACCGCGGTGCTGTCTGGATACATATACGGAGGGTTACCAAAGCCAAATACGCCTTTTAGTGGCACTCGATAAGGAGAGGTATCTAGCCACTTTGATAAAATCTGGTTCTTATTTGCAACGTCAAAAGTTTCAATTTGTTTGTTGATTAGCGTCAGTAGCTCTGGTTCGTCATTTCGAATCACCATCGACGCTTCTAACTTTTTCCAATGCTCCAAAACATAGTTGACCGCTAGATCATGAACGCCAATCTTTTTCGCAAGATCCATAGTGGTGATAGGTTCACCGACCATGCCTTCGACATCACCAGACCCTAACGCACGCACCGCATCAATAACATTCTCAAAATCGACTCTTTCGATAGAGCTCAACCTCACTCCTGCACGCTCCAAGTCTATGTTTTCATTTACCATCGCAATGCGGCGTTTATTATTTTGATCTAGATTTCCATCGAGTTTTTTGTCGATAGGGACTATCACAGCCACCTGATAAGGAATATAGGGATCACTTGCAAGAAAACGTCCACCTTCACTTGGGTCGAACTGTTGGAATGGGAACACGTCGCCTCGCCCATCGACTAACGCCGCTTTGGCCTCGACGCGCGAGTTAACTGTGATAAACCGAACATGGACACCAAAACGCTGTTCAAGATCCAATGTCCAATCTTTGATGATCCCAGAAACCAGCCCGTCGTCATCGATGAATGAGTACGGGTAATGGTCGGAAAGCGCAATAAATGTGATGGTCGGTTGGTTTTCCAACCACTGGTTTAACTTAGCATCGGTCACTTCAGCCGCGTTTACACTGCGAATGACTAGTGACCACACCAGTAAGCCAATGATAAGAGATAATACAAAACGATTTAGTGACAACATCAAGCCATCACTCATCGCTAAACTTCTCTTTAATCGCAAGAATCTCGGGCAACTTAAGAAAGAACAGATCAACGATAGTTGGATCAAAATGTTTGCCTTTTTGTTCTTCAAACAAGCTCAGTGCCTCATCAACACTCCACGCTTTTTTGTACGGTCTCTCTGCTGTGAGAGCATCAAACACATCAGCAACCGCGGCAATACGCCCTACCAAAGGAATATCTTCACCCGCGATCTGGTTTGGGTAACCGCTGCCATCCCATTTCTCGTGATGATATTGCGCCACCTGAATCGCCATACGCATCAGTTTGGAATCACTCTGCCTGCCGAGGATTTCAACACCATATTCGACATGCTTTTGCATAATTGTCCACTCGTCGGCGTCTAATTTACCCGGCTTGAGTAACACGCTATCGGGAATACCAATCTTGCCAATATCATGCATTGGAGCCGCGTCACGCAGAGTTTCAGCGTCTTCGTCTGTCATGCCTAATGCCTTGGCTAAAATTTCGCAATAATGGCTCATACGCATCACGTGCATACCCGTTTCATTATCTTTGAATTCAGCCGCCCTACCCAATATGTTCAGCGTCTCTAGCTTACCGAGATTGATCTCTTGAGTTTTCTCTTTTACCTGACTAAACAACGCGCGTTGTTGATCATAAAGCGCGATATGCGTTTTCACACGCTGGAGTGCGATTGCAGGGGTTATCGGCTTGGTTAGGTAATCGACAGCCCCCAAGGAGAGCCCTTTTACTTCGGCTTCAGGTCCAATTTTGGCAGTAACGAAGATAATGGGGATATGCGCGGTGTTGGGCTGTTCTTTGAGCTGTCTGCAAACTTCATAACCGTCAATATCAGGCATCATGATATCGAGGAGAATGAGGTCTGGCTGAGGCACCATCTTGGCTATCTTGATGCCAATGGTACCGTTAATTGCTACTTTGACTTGATAGGTATCTTTAAGTATTGCAGTCAACACATCCAAATTGCTTGGGGTGTCATCTACGACTAACACTATGGGTTTACGACTCATTGATACCTCGTATAAAAATCAAACAGTTATAAATATAGTGTAGAACGATTTTTAGAGGTTAATCAGAAAAAATAGCAATTGTTTATTGAAAATGAAGAGTAGATCTTCGAGTGACATCAAACCAACGTTTGTCGAAGTATGACCAGTCAAAAATTCGGCATCCATCCTTTGAATGTGAACCAGATAAAAACCATCGATTAGTTCAACAAACACTCGCTTAAAATCAACAGACAATCAACTGAGGACGAATTAGATCATAAACAAAACTTTGTTCATTAGAGTGATTAAAGACTTGATTAACGACACCACCAGCCATATGTGAGTGTCCTCCACCAAACCCAGCACCTGTATCATTCAAAGCTCTCTTTATCACCTTAGCTACATCATTTTTGGGGCACTCAGAACGCAATGAAACGAATGTTCTCTCATGGCTACGAGCACTTAACACTACTATATCTATTTCATCAACGGTCAATAGAAAGTCGCCAAGCACTCCCAGCATATTTTTGGGGCACCCTTCTGGTAAGCTGCCAAATGCACAATTGCCGTCTTTCCTAATAGTTTCAAACATGGAATCAAATAACTTCAATTCTTGATATTCGATTTGATTGCGACAAATACGATTTACCATATTCATATCGGCACAGCTTTGGAGTTGAAAGAGAGCTTTGATATCAGCTTTGTTCATTGCTCGGGTAAAATTTGCCGTATCGAACGTTAATCCAACAAGTAAAGCCGTTGCTACGCGCTCTGGAATAGGCAGATCGTAATGATTAAAGTACTCAACCATAATGGAAGCTGTTGCGCCATAGTTAGGTCGAATATCTGAAAACCAAACGAAACTGGGTGCTATAACCTGATGATGATCGATCACACCAACTTCTATACCTGGTAAATCGGTAACGTTTTTTTCACCAATACAGCCATCCACAACAATGATTTTATCATTGGGTTTTAGATCTAATCGGTGTGACTTAACGATGGGAATATCAAGCCACCCAATCAAATTATGTAAAGAAACACGGTCAATAAAGCCTTGATAGGTAATGAGGGGTTTAAAGCCCTTCTTCCTAAGTAAATAAGCGAGAGCAAAAGCGGAGCCTACCGCATCATGATCAGGAAAGTCATGAGCTTGAATGATGATTCGTTCACAGTCCTTCAGGCGTTCCAGAAAATCGTCAAATGAGAAAATAGACATACTTCACCTTAACCTTTGAGCTTTTCTATTGTATTGAGAACAGTTTCAGTACCACTATCCAATTGACTAACCATCTCATCTCCATGTTGAATTCCAATAAAAACGCCGATAGCGATTAAGAGAAGAGCAATAATTTTTAACATGAAAATACCACCATCTATAAATAAAGCGAATCAATTGAGCTCTATAAGTAAGAACAACACCCTCCTAAGCCTCTCAAATAGAAGCAAATTAAGAAACACTCCTCCCAAATTAACTAAAACTTGCTCACATTTAACAAAACAAACATTGACTTATATCTCATTGCGATTGATGCGCTATTGAGTGATATTCAACTAGATTATATGGTCTTGAGCTCATCTGACACTACGGCCATACGGAAGACTTATCTAATGACACGGAATAGAATTGTCACAGGTATGCTATTTGCGCTAGCACCAACTCTTAGTTTTGCTAACGCTGACAATCAATTTGAATTTTCGCACTCTAAACAGGGAACTGTATGTTCATCTAATCCTGATATTTGGCAACTTGGCGGAGAGCTGCAAGTTGATGCTCCTATTTCGCTGAATGGCAAGGTCATCACTCGCGGCGGACAAAAAAAAGCAAGCAATAATGTTGACCTATTTGCAGGACAAGAGTCCTCTACCGAACAACAATACATGACGAGTTCTATCGGATGTATACAATCTGACGACCCAATGTCATTGGTTGGTGCTGTCGCATCTTTATACGAAGTACAACACACCACATTGAGCAGCTCAGACATCCCACCACCAGTTCGAGAGCCTGATCTGCCCAAAGCGCCAGAAATCGTCAAAGACCAATTTGAAACCAAAACTCAATTTGATCAACGCGTCGAAAAATTGCGAATAGAACGACAACAACAGATAGCCGCTATACAACTTAAATACCGTCAACAAGTAGAAGCTCGAAATGCCAAAATTCGAGTCCTACAAGAAGGGGCAGACTCTCGAAAGGGCAACTTGGGCGTGCAAAAAACTCGACTCGTTGCTAAGGCTTTTAGAGATGTAATGGGTAAGCCGGTCGTCACAACAAAGAGTTATGATGCTGAAAACCAGCAAATGCACCTGTTGTTTAAAGCGTCAAATCAAAACTATCAGCGAGACATTATTCTAAACGTGCCTCAAGAACAGGCTCGTGATGTCTTTAGCAATATCGATAAGCTTGATCTCGCACTCACCTACTCTTACGACGAGAACCAATTAGAGCTTGTAAATATAAAAGGCAACTACAATGACGTGATGTACTCCGGCGATGTGGCTAAAAGCAATTATCAACCGGAAGCTCTGAGTGTGGTTCTTAACAGTGGCTCAAGCAGTGCCGGGACTCCAGGGCTAGAGATGCAAAACCCTAACTTAATCGATGCGTTTGAAGTCGATTCACGCCTATCGGCAACGGACAACACCGCCTCTGATGAATTGAAACAACTACTTAATGGCTTTGTGCCTGTGGAAAGTAATTCATCCAACTGGTTCTTCAACCTATCTATAGAAGATTACGCAAATTCAGATCAAGTAGCCTTTGCGCGCAGCAGTGGTGAAGTGATGTCTGACGTCGCGACAAAAGTTCTGGGTGTTCCAGAAAGGCACGTCTACGAGCTCATTGACCGTGACGCAACCAGTGGTGCGATTAAAGATAAGTTACGTTTAATGTTAGACAACGTCGATGAAGGCGATACGGTTTACTTCTACTACAGTGGACACGGTATCCCTGCAATTCCCGATAATGATCCTTACATTCTCCCGCAAGATAAAATCCCTGACTACATAACTGATGATGAGTTCTTCAAACTCGACAACCTCTACAAAACACTGTCAAACAGCAAAGCAGGCAAGATTGTCGTGATGGTAGACAGTTGCTTCAGCGGAGCGACTGATGGTGTATCGGTCATCAAAGGGGTTGCCGCATCAAGACTGGCACCGAAAAAAGTCAGTATCGATCCTGAGCGTATGGTCGTGATCACCGCGGGACGCGATAAAGAATATTCCAATATGTACCAAGAAAAAGGTCATCGTCTGTTTAGTTATTACCTCATGAAGTCAATGATCGAGGGAAACAAGAATGTGAATACACTTTATCAAGATGTTTACGACAAAGTGAAATCTGCCTCTTTTGAGATGGGGGATTTAAAACGTCAACATCCAACAATTACCGGTAACCAGACTATGTCTCTTTAAGAGCATGTCTCTTTTAAGATCGTACCACTTTTAAAACTATTTCAATTTACAACCTATTTGAAACATTGATTAAGGCTTATATCCATGTTTAAGAAAACACTTTTAGCAACATCCGCTCTTCTAATCTCATCAACAGCCTTCGCTGCGGATGTAGAGAACTCTAACCTAGATATCGCGTTCCAAGGAGCTCATTTCCAAGGCGCTGGTAATCAAGTAACCATGCTGCGCGTTCCTGTAACCAACAAAGATACAGGACAAACCCAGTTCTTTGACATGAGCGCAGAGTTCGCAGCCGATAAAAATGGCAACCTGATATTCAAAAATTTGAGTTCAATAAAATCAGTGGCTTTTACTAGCGCAAACCAACTACTCGCAGGACATTACTTAGACCCAGACAATTGCAGTTGGTTTGTTGAAGGGCCTTCGGTAACTTCTAACGGCCGATCCAGTTGGAGCTTCTTAAAACCAGCAAATAACATTGGTTGCTTAAACAGTAGTCAGCGTTCAGGACAAGTATTGAGTGGTCCTTTAGAAGGTAATCAGTTAGTCATCACACAAGATAAAACGTATCAAAAACTGATCAAAACATCTGAGGGCAACCTTAATTATGGTGTGTACAACGGGTATGCCCTGTCTGCGATGCAGACAGGAAAGAGCATAGGCCTTAGCACTTATAACAAGAGTGGTTTGCATGCAAGTTGGACAATTATGCAAGCACCTTACCCAGGTAAAAAAGAAGACTAATGAAAATACTAGCGCTAATCATCTCCCTGTCGAGTGCTTGTGCTTTTGCTTCCCCGTCTTGGTACGGGGAAGTGCCATTAGACTCAACTTTGAGCTATGGGTTCGGCAAAGGCAACACTTATCAACAAGCCAAAGACGCGGCTTATCATGATCTGGCTAAAAGTGTTGAAAACCGAATAGTCAGTAAGAGCACCAGTACTAAAACCTTCGAAAATGGTGAGTTGAAAAAATCTGCGGCTTCTCATAAAGAGTCCATATCCAATGTGGTTTTCCGAAACAACGTCACCATTATCAACAGTGAAAAATCGCAAAACCAGTTTTATGTTCAAGTTCAATATGACCCCGAGTCATTTGCACAAAAGCTCTCTGCTTGGTTAAAGAAATCACAATGTCACAGTGAATTACACCCATACTGGTCAACAACGACCATGCTAAAAAACTGGGTGGAACAACACCAATGTCTGCCGGATATAGATATCGAGCGGTTTGCTGGGGGCTGGATGCTTTCCAACAGTAGTGGCCAGTTAATACTACCGGAAGCAAAGTATAACCACCTATTTTTCAACTATTCAGATGAAAGTATAAAGATTCGCTCATCCAAGCGACGACTCAATGCTGGCGACCATTACTTTATTCAACTCAACTCAAACCAAGCGGGTTATCTCTCTTTGTTTCAAGTTTATGAAGATGGCAGTACAGGCGTGTTAGTTGAAAACCATCAAGTCACAGATGGCGACTCTATCGAGTTTCCAGATAGAAATCAGTATGACGGAATCGAAGCGCTGCTCAACAACGGACAAGAGACCTACGATACCAATATCGCATTGCTCTGCCCTACAAAAATAGACACCTCTAGATTTGAGCGATTGGATGAATCGCGTTTATCAACAGACACCCCAGGGTTTGGGTTGATCCTGAACTATTTCGAGCACTGTGATTTTGTCATGGAACGGCTCTCGATAGAGAAAGGTTAACCCCTCGGTCAAGGAACAGATATGAAGAAAATAATTTGCCAGCTATCCCCTTTAGCGATACTGATCTCTAGTGGATGGGCATCTGCAGATACGCTGCAGCAAGCGTGTGAACTTTCAATTACCGAACAAAGTTGCCCTAGCGTCGAACATTTTGTCAATCAACCTTTTGAAGCGAAAGATGAGTTTGAAAAATACAAACTCTGCAGTGAAGCCCAATTTGATCTTTACAAAGTGCAAAAAAACTGCGAATTCGATCAATATGTGGCACAAGCTCAACAAGAGTTTGATAAGTTTAAAATCAAAGTTTCAGAATCTTGGGATAATCCTACCTTTAGCGACCAATTTAAGTGGGTCAGCTACAGCCCCTCTCTACAAATAAAGCGTGAAGTTAACTTCGAGAAAAATACGATTCAAGTCACCACTATTGCAGGTGAAACAACCTCAATAGAAGAACTCAAAGAAGAGATCGTGCGCACGTCTCAGCTGACCATAGGCGAAGCCCAACAAGCCGATGCTTATACCTCTGAACTGATTGAAGCAACAAATGTTGAGAAACTCAGTGACAAGACATTCTTACCCGTTTCCGAAACACCAAAGGTTCAGGCTCAAGAGTTAGACAAAGCTCTTGAAAATGTGGCCGTGACCAAAGCCAAAGACAGTAAAGGCAATACCGTTCTCAAAGCCGTTATTTCTTTTCCGCCAAGTTGGCTTAATCGTAAAGAACAACGCTTTTTTGATACCGTGGAGGTTTACGCAGAAAAATACAAACTTGAGCCTGAATTTATACTGTCTATCATCAAAACAGAAAGCGCTTTCGACCCTACAGCAACTTCACATGTTCCAGCCTTTGGCCTGATGCAAATTGTCCCAAGTTCCGCAGGATTAGATGCGACAAACTTCCTATTTGGTGAACAACAGTTACTGAATAAAGAATACTTATTCGACCCCGAAAAAAACATTGAGGTCGGTACCGCTTATTTACACTTACTGCGCTCTCGCTACTTCAAAGGCGTTACCAATGAAGAGAGCTTAAAGTACTGCATAACAGCGGCTTACAATGGAGGTATGGGGCCAATCTATCATATTTTCGGTGGCAAACGCTCAGTTGCAATCAAGAATATTAACCAGCTTGAACCACAACAAGTATTCCAAACTATCCAACAAAAGCATTCTGCCGCGGAAACTCGTAACTACTTGAAAAAAGTAAGTAAAGCAGAAGTGAATTACGAAAAGAATATGATTTAAGGATAAAACATGAAAAAGACTCTAATTATCGCTGCAATTACTACATTGTCATTTCAAGCAGCCGCTAACTCCGAATTTCCTAGCTGGCGCATGAACCCACAATCTGATTTGCCTGAAGGCTTAATCGCGGGTGTTGCTTGTGTTGAAAGTATGGGAGACATGACGCTTGATATGGACATCGCTTCAATGGAAGCAAGAGCATCGCTAGCCGCATCTCTCGAAGCCATGGTGCAAAAAGAGCTCGATACAAATCGAACCTCGGAGAAAAAGAAGATTGTAACAGCCGATCGTAAAGACAATGTTGTAACTACAACCGTAACCGCTAAATCGACCACAAAACAACTAACCAACCAGCTAATGAAGTTTACCTGGGTAACAGAAAGCGTTTCTGTAGAAAAAGATGTCGAAGAATATTTATGTACCCGTGTGGTTGCACGAGCACCTCAAGTTGTTGCTGAATAAGGTTTTATCATGTCAGAACAAGCTCTACCTTCATCTGTTGATAAAGCAGCACCAGAAGAAGACATGTCTTTAACTCAACAAGCTCCCAATGAAGATCAAAAAGATTTTCTTGAAATAATGAGAGAGAAGACACCAAACTCTATCCTTGCCATCATTGCGCTGATCATCGCAGGTGGTCAGTTCAACGATGCTATTGATATGGGAAGCAAAGGTTGGGACCTCTTAATTTCTAACTTTTCAGATGCTCCATCTAACGAGCGTCTTTCTAAAGTCTATATTCGTGCTTCCAGTGGCATTTTAGAAGAGACATTTGGCTCTCCGGTTTATACCAAGATGTCGAATGGTGAGGTACAGATAAAGTACTACAAAGACAGTAAGTTTATTCTTTCTGCAATAACATCCAACGACACAATAGATGCTTTTCTCATTTTCCCTAAACCGGGGTTTGTCGCTGATGTGAACTACCACGCAGGCAGCGCCACTTATTTGGAAACCAACTTCGTTAACTCGACAACAGAACATGCTGCCATATCCAATATTGCGCGTTCAGGGAATTATTACATTGAAGAAGCAGAAGGTGGTCGCTATGAACTGTTATACAGCTCTGTCGGTGGTTACAGCGAATACCTATCCCCTCTCTCTGCGCAACAACTCAAGTTACTCGCTGATTTTAATGACAAATTGATGATGGAAGAGAATACAAAAGATTCTCTAACTGAACTACGTAGTGAAATCAGGCCAAACTTCTATGGGTATACGACGGTCGATTTAGAATCACTCGCCCCTGCAATTCTTACCAAACTTGAATATGAATTGATCACTGATTAACAGCAGCGTTGGTCATTGATAATCGGTATCCAGTAATGTGTATATCTGATTCGGTTAGCTCTACGTACATTGATGAACTCATTGAGTTTGCTAAAACTGAGCAAGTCTTAAAAATCAGCTATACATAGAGAAAAAAAGAGCTCCTCATAGTGTAGGAGCTCTTCTCATTTCGGTAACTAGGGATTTAAGCAGGCTAGAGAACCAGCAACCTAACGACCTGAATAATACATACAGATTCGAACACCATCGAACTCACGAATCTCAAATGGGATCTCGTAGATCGACTCCATCACTGACTTTTCAACCACTTCAGAGACCTTGCCCGACTTAACCACTTGGCCCCTCTTCATCGCGACAATGTTATCTGAGTAACAAGAAGCAAAGTTGATGTCGTGAATCACGATAACGACCGCCTTATTAAACTCATGCGCTAGGCGACGTAGCGTCTGCATGATTTCAACCGAGTGTTTAATATCTAGGTTGTTTAGTGGCTCATCCAAGAACACATAATCCGTATCTTGCGCCACAACCATCGCGATAAACGCCATTTGACGCTGACCACCACTCAATTCATCAAGGTATCTGTTTTGGATATCGGTAATGCCAAGGTGCTCTAACGCTGTATCGACGATCTTATGATCTTCGTCTTTCAAGCGACCTTGAGAATGCGGAAAACGCCCAAAACAGACCAACTCACGAATCGTAAATCGCATATTGATGTTGTTTGATTGTCTTAACACAGCAAGGTGCTTCGCAAGCTCTTTGGTATCCCATTCAGCCAGTAGCTTGTCGCCAATAATTACTTCACCGGCATCACTTTCTGTTAAGCGACTCGCCATTGAAAGCAGTGTACTTTTACCCGCACCATTTGGGCCAATAATAGAAGTCACCTCCCCTTTCGGGAACATAGCGCTGGCATCATCCACCACGAGTGATTTGCCATACTTCTTACTTAAACCTGTTAATTTAATCACTACTTACTACCTTTACTGAATTCTGGTGCGTAACAACAAGAACATAAAATACAAACCGCCGACCAAGTTAATGATCACACTCACAGTGGTTTCAAACGCCATTACTTTTTCGATAAACCATTGGCCTGAAACCAATAGAACGACCGCTAACAAACTGCTCGCGATGATAAGCACGCGATGTTGATAAGATTTGAATATCTGACGCGCTAAACTGACAGTGATTAAACCAAAGAACAGCACCGGGCCAACCAAAGCAGTCGACACTGCCACCATCACTGACACAATCACCAAGGTAATCTGAGTCAATCGCTTGGTGTTCACGCCCAAGCTTGTCGCGTTATCAACACCAAGCCAAAGCACATCAAGCTTAGGCGCTAACAACCACAGGCCAAGCAAGCTCAAACCCAGTGGAATAAGGCTGAGGTAAACCAGTTCACCTTTCACGTTATTGAAGCTCGCGAACATCACATTTTGCAGCACTGCAAACTCGTTCGGGTCAATCAACATCGCAAGGAAGTTAGCCAAGCTTGAGAATACGCTGCCGCACACAATACCAATCAACAACAGTGTAAATACGTTGTTTCGCTTACTCTTGAAGTAAAAATGGAACAGCGCAAACGAGAACAAGATCATCACAGTCACAGACAATGAAAAGTTCGCGATTGCATCAATTACCCAAAAGCTAGTACCACCAAACACAAACAGAAGCACCGTTTGCACCAACATGTATAAACTGTCAAAACCCAAAATTGAAGGGGTTAGAATTCGATTATTGGTGATGGTTTGAAAAACCAATGACGATGCAGAAATCGCCACCGCCGCCAACACAATCGACAGCAGTTTGGGTAGTCGCAAAGACAAGAAGAACTCGTAGTTATCCCACGTAAGTCCCTGCCCCACAAATACTGCCGCCATACCCAAAGACGCGATAGCCAGAATCGCAATTTTTACTGAATCACGCATTCGACTTGTCTCTCATGATCAGGTAGATAAAAATCAAGCCGCCAAAGACACTGATTACCATTGAGATTGGAATCTCGTAAGGGAAGATAACGACTCGAGCTAACAAGTCGCAGGCCAATACCAAGATCACGCCCCAGTAGGCTGTCCAAGGCAGAATTTTCTTCATGTTATCGCCCATCATCAACGACACGATATTCGGCACGATAAGGCCAAGAAATGGGATAACACCAACGATCATCACCACTGAAGAGGCGCAGATAGCAACCAATGCAACACCAATGAAGACGATCTTCTGATAATTGAGGCCAATGTTTTTTGCGAAGCTTTCACCAATACTTGCCGCACTGAACTGACTAGCAAAGTAATAAGCCAACACACATGCAGGAACCGCGAGGTAAAGGATTTCATAGCTGCCTTGCAATACACTCGCAAAGTTCGCCATCGTCCAAGCCGACATGGTTTGTACTAAATCGTATTTGTAAGCGATAAAGGTTGTTAGAGATGAGACAACGTTGCCATACATGATGCCAATCAAAGGTACCAACACCGCATTCTTGAACTTCAAGTGTTGTAGAAAGCGGACCAATAGCATGGTGCCTAACACCGCAAACGCAAAGATAAAGCCTAAGTAGCTCCATTGAGCGGCATTACCCAGCACCAGAATACCGACGATGTACCCCAACATGGCACAATCAATCGTGCCCATCGTAGAAGGTGCAGCGAACTTGTTCTGAACAATCTGTTGCATGATAAGGCCAGAAACACTTAAACCCGCCCCAGCTAGCACAATCGCGAACAGTCGAGGGATCCGACTAACAACATAAATAGAGTTGGCGTGTTGGTTGCCATTGAAAAAATCGCTAAAACTGATCTCAGCGACTCCAATCATTAATGACGCAACGCATAACACAACAAGAAATACAGCAGCTGCAATGGGTTTCAACATAGAAGTAATACTAAAGGTAGGATCGGGGAGACCGTATAAAAAAGTGAAAAAGGGCTTATAAGAACACTCTTATAAGCCCGAGAATCTGATGACTAGTAACTATTGAATCGTACGTTCAATGTCACCCAACATTCTGTGAATCGCTGTTACGCCGCCACCTACCAGATACCAAGCACTTGAATCAAGGTAAACGATGTTGCCTTGCTGCGCTGCTGGTGT
The nucleotide sequence above comes from Vibrio atlanticus. Encoded proteins:
- a CDS encoding ETEC_3214 domain-containing protein, giving the protein MSEQALPSSVDKAAPEEDMSLTQQAPNEDQKDFLEIMREKTPNSILAIIALIIAGGQFNDAIDMGSKGWDLLISNFSDAPSNERLSKVYIRASSGILEETFGSPVYTKMSNGEVQIKYYKDSKFILSAITSNDTIDAFLIFPKPGFVADVNYHAGSATYLETNFVNSTTEHAAISNIARSGNYYIEEAEGGRYELLYSSVGGYSEYLSPLSAQQLKLLADFNDKLMMEENTKDSLTELRSEIRPNFYGYTTVDLESLAPAILTKLEYELITD
- a CDS encoding ABC transporter ATP-binding protein, which produces MIKLTGLSKKYGKSLVVDDASAMFPKGEVTSIIGPNGAGKSTLLSMASRLTESDAGEVIIGDKLLAEWDTKELAKHLAVLRQSNNINMRFTIRELVCFGRFPHSQGRLKDEDHKIVDTALEHLGITDIQNRYLDELSGGQRQMAFIAMVVAQDTDYVFLDEPLNNLDIKHSVEIMQTLRRLAHEFNKAVVIVIHDINFASCYSDNIVAMKRGQVVKSGKVSEVVEKSVMESIYEIPFEIREFDGVRICMYYSGR
- a CDS encoding iron chelate uptake ABC transporter family permease subunit, which codes for MRDSVKIAILAIASLGMAAVFVGQGLTWDNYEFFLSLRLPKLLSIVLAAVAISASSLVFQTITNNRILTPSILGFDSLYMLVQTVLLFVFGGTSFWVIDAIANFSLSVTVMILFSFALFHFYFKSKRNNVFTLLLIGIVCGSVFSSLANFLAMLIDPNEFAVLQNVMFASFNNVKGELVYLSLIPLGLSLLGLWLLAPKLDVLWLGVDNATSLGVNTKRLTQITLVIVSVMVAVSTALVGPVLFFGLITVSLARQIFKSYQHRVLIIASSLLAVVLLVSGQWFIEKVMAFETTVSVIINLVGGLYFMFLLLRTRIQ
- a CDS encoding ABC transporter permease; translated protein: MLKPIAAAVFLVVLCVASLMIGVAEISFSDFFNGNQHANSIYVVSRIPRLFAIVLAGAGLSVSGLIMQQIVQNKFAAPSTMGTIDCAMLGYIVGILVLGNAAQWSYLGFIFAFAVLGTMLLVRFLQHLKFKNAVLVPLIGIMYGNVVSSLTTFIAYKYDLVQTMSAWTMANFASVLQGSYEILYLAVPACVLAYYFASQFSAASIGESFAKNIGLNYQKIVFIGVALVAICASSVVMIVGVIPFLGLIVPNIVSLMMGDNMKKILPWTAYWGVILVLACDLLARVVIFPYEIPISMVISVFGGLIFIYLIMRDKSNA